In Plasmodium yoelii strain 17X genome assembly, chromosome: 6, one DNA window encodes the following:
- a CDS encoding PIR protein produces the protein MNKKLCEKFMNVWEFLPDELTSDKKYQFKTGNFLDSYCDGNSCDSDIEKINGGCLYLFNQLFGSSDLFKSVANSNINIVEYIMIWLSYMLNLKEQSGNNSNLQYFYSTTINNNRYKNSIGGVTEYKNYKDLIDQKTYFLDMDKKIISNFYEAFKLLCEMYTNFVENKSYCSNCSQNANKFVNKYNEMNQNSVITSNNSYKQLLSTLSNEYNNFKNYYTSKGGNSKDIPSISSIEKIQSSEDTPSSSSITSKLFTVLSIFGAIAFFWGISYKYSLFGFRKRFKKQQIREKIKNIKKRMNH, from the exons atgaataagaaattg tgtgaaaAATTTATGAATGTATGGGAGTTTCTTCCCGATGAATTGACCAGTGATAAAAAGTATCAATTTAAAACAGGAAATTTCTTAGATAGTTATTGTGATGGTAATAGTTGTGATAGTGATatcgaaaaaattaatggtggatgtttatatctttttaatCAATTATTTGGGAGTTCTGATTTGTTTAAGTCTGTTGCAAATAGTAacatcaatattgttgagtacattatgatatggttaagttatatgttaaacctaaagGAACAATCAGGAAATAATAGCAAtctacaatatttttatagtacaactataaataataataggtataaaaattctatagGTGGTGTTACAgagtataaaaattataaggatcttatagatcaaaaaacatattttttggatatggataaaaaaattatatctaatttttatgaagcatttaaattattatgtgaaaTGTATACTAATTTTGttgaaaataaatcatattGCTCAAACTGTTCGCAAAATGctaataaatttgttaataaatataatgaaatgaATCAAAACTCTGTTATTACTAGTAATAATTCCTATAAACAGCTATTGTCTACTTTatcaaatgaatataataattttaaaaattattatactaGTAAAGGTGGTAATTCTAAGGATATTCCATCCATTTCATCGatagaaaaaatacaaaGTTCTGAAGATACaccatcaagttcgtcgataacaagcaaattatttacagttttatcgatatttggtgcaatagcatttttttggggaatttcttataag tattcattatttggatttcggaaacgatttaaaaaacaacaaataagagaaaaaataaaaaatataaagaagagaatgaatcattaa
- a CDS encoding PIR protein produces the protein MDKEVCKRFKNVREWLPRELIEGNNKSIDDNLKEYCTNKCEDPLDKINAGCLYLLNEFFKDASAFDGVAKNNIYIVQYILIWLSYMLNLIKTQENVSKEHFYNTYIRNGSKYTTSINYIDDYNDYKDLIDTNDYFLSMDMSIISKLYDAFNILCDIYNELDTNGSNCEKYSQKASQFVETYKKIIIDRIIIEDNPHSLVLIILLTYYDNLKKKCEDFPSIPDIENIISEVTSSSSIASKLIPILSILVAIAIFLGISYKYSLFGFRKRFQKQKLREKLKNIKKKMNSSYMIQRE, from the exons ATGGATAAGgaagtg tgtaaaaGGTTCAAGAATGTAAGGGAATGGTTACCCCGTGAATTGATTGAAGGAAACAATAAAAGTATCGATGATAATTTGAAAGAATATTGTACTAATAAATGTGAAGATCCtctcgataaaattaatgctggatgtttatatttgcttaatgaattttttaagGATGCTTCTGCGTTTGATGGGGTTGCAAAAAATAACATCTATATTGTTCAATACattttgatatggttaagttatatgttaaaccttaTCAAAACTCAAGAAAACGTCAGTAAAGagcatttttataatacatatataaggAATGGTAGTAAGTATACTACTAGTATAAACTATATTGATGATTATAATGattataaggatcttatagatacaaatgattattttttaagtatggATATGAgcattatatctaaattatatgatgcatttaatatattatgtgatatatataatgagcTTGATACAAACGGCTCAAATTGCGAGAAATATTCCCAAAAAGCTAGTCAATTTGttgaaacatataaaaaaattatcatagaTCGTATAATTATTGAAGATAACCCCCATTCTCTTGTAttgattattttattaacatattatgataatttaaaaaaaaaatgtgaagaTTTCCCATCCATTCCAGATATAGAAAACATAATTTCTGAAGTtacatcaagttcgtcgatagcaagcaaattaattccaattttatcgatattagttgcaatagcaatttttttaggaatttcttataag tattcactatttggatttcggaaacgatttcaaaaacaaaaattaagagaaaagctaaaaaatataaagaagaaaatgaatagTTCATATATGATTCAAAGAGAGTGA
- a CDS encoding PIR protein — MNDTLCGKLNILRNHLPDELNKSGELELKQISNYSNYCSSGDCNSELEKITVGFLWLLGQYFTQYPTKGKDTNSTKPFFLYIILWLSHKLNQIANKDFTKINEFYTKHVNNNNKYSKFINDSSTFTNLEEFINKENNLLNIDIEDLSKFYDASKLICNMYGNAAKNQTGETLSNDATSFVQKYKDLNNKYNNEGPLSLQILPALLTDYNNLNKQCSDIPSFSEIAPKISALASEDTSISSIGNRLFTVLSIFGAIAFFLGISYKYSLFEFRKRAQKQQIREKIKNIKKKMNR; from the exons ATGAATGATACTCTA tgtggaaaattaaatattttgagGAACCATTTACCcgatgaattaaataaaagtgGAGAACTTGAACTAAAACAAATTAGTAATTACAGTAATTACTGCTCTAGTGGAGACTGTAACTCTGAGCTCGAAAAAATTACAGTTGGATTTTTATGGTTACTTGGACAATATTTTACTCAATATCCAACTAAAGGTAAAGATACAAATAGTACTAAAccattttttctatatattattttatggttaagtCACAAATTAAATCAAATCGCAAATAAAGATTTCACTAAAATAAACGAATTTTATACTAAAcatgtaaataataataataaatatagtaaGTTTATAAATGATTCCAGTACATTTACAAATCTTGAGGAAttcataaataaagaaaacaATTTGTTGAATATTGATATTGAAGAtctgtctaaattttatgatgcatcgAAATTAATATGTAATATGTATGGTAACGCTGCAAAGAATCAAACAGGCGAAACCCTGTCAAATGATGCTACTAGTTTtgttcaaaaatataaagatctaaacaataaatataataatgaaggTCCCCTAAGTCTTCAAATATTGCCCGCTTTATTaactgattataataatttaaataagcAATGTAGCGATATTCCATCTTTTTCAGAGATAGCACCAAAAATTTCTGCACTAGCATCTGAAGATACATCAATTTCGTCGATAGGAAACAGATtatttacagttttatcgatatttggtgcaatagcattttttttaggaatttcttataag tattcgttatttgaatttcggaaacgagctcaaaaacaacaaataagagaaaaaataaaaaatataaagaaaaaaatgaatcgttaa
- a CDS encoding PIR protein: MLSDRVCGEFESIWRFFSDDLTESREYDFKSSMLKNYCPKPGNCNNDIDKINAGCLWLFNKFYGNNSNFSIYANGNMNIVVYFMTWLSYKLNQKPQSGVNKFNDFYSKHMKNVKEYTNNINDVTGYTSYIDLINKKENLMDIDIELMSKFYDLFKNLCKMYNDFSKKSNNSKKYIEYAKEFADEYKKLFNDNDNNIKGSSYDQILTTLSNDYNYFRNSYVSSNIGNTLPELITEKTTQVSVSNPIEGQDVSLSEIPELKSETDVSSSKDKVSDSDSGSPSSSILNKLISIPFIFVATLILLGIAYKYSLFGFRKRSQKHLREKIKK; the protein is encoded by the exons ATGCTAAGTGATAGAGTG TGTGGAGAATTTGAAAGTATATGGAGGTTTTTTTCCGATGATTTAACTGAATCTAGAGAATATGATTTTAAGTCGTCAATGCTTAAGAATTACTGCCCTAAACCTGGAAACTGCAATAACGATATCGATAAGATTAATGCTGGGTGTTTATggttatttaataaattttatgggaataatagtaatttttCGATTTATGCTAATGGAAATATGAATATTGTTGTATACTTTATGACTTGGTTAAGCTATAAGTTAAATCAAAAACCACAAAGTGGAGTCAACAAGTTTAACGACTTTTATAGTAAACATATGAAAAATGTCAAGGAGTAtacgaataatataaatgatgtTACGGGGTATACAAGTTATATTgatcttataaataaaaaagaaaatttgaTGGATATTGATATTGAGCttatgtctaaattttatgatttatttaaaaatttgtgtaaaatgtataatgATTTTTCAAAGAAGAGCAATAATAGCAAAAAGTATATAGAATATGCTAAAGAATTTGCtgatgaatataaaaaactttttaatgataatgataataatattaaaggAAGTTCATATGATCAAATATTGActacattatcaaatgattataattattttagaaATAGTTATGTTAGTTCTAATATAGGAAATACACTTCCAGAACTTATAACGGAAAAAACAACACAGGTTTCCGTATCAAATCCTATAGAAGGACAAGATGTCTCCTTGAGTGAAATACCAGAATTAAAATCCGAAACTGATGTATCTAGTTCGAAAGATAAAGTATCAGATTCTGATTCAGGATCACCAAGTTCATcgatattaaataaattaatttcaattccatttatatttgttgcaacattaattttattaggaattgcatataag tattcgttatttggatttcggaaacgatctcaaaaacatttaagagaaaaaataaaaaaataa
- a CDS encoding PIR protein, translating into MSIKLCDVIDLMDRGLVLDQNSKNYTFIGSLTEMHCPDNNCGNDDNKKISSAFIAFLNYFNNTGIDENLDSDKIAEYAILWLGHKLNQKTQNETITLNEFYNNHIEKNSKYEENIFKNNKIKKDDICKKIKSMNIDIKDIFNFYEVFKLLCKMGNELNKKGFQCNKCLENSGEFYEKYEKLINALDINKGSSYFQLWLSLSKDYEKFKEQYSVKCNGTKFHEACPRSSVTTNQVTNSPVKECSVTNSPVKECSVTECPVTKSTLITIVIIFVASSILLGVSYKYSLFGFRKRSQKQHLREKLKK; encoded by the exons atgtctATTAAGCTG tGTGATGTAATTGACTTAATGGATCGTGGTCTTGTCCTCGATCAAAATTCTAAAAATTATACGTTTATTGGAAGTTTAACCGAAATGCATTGTCCTGATAATAATTGTGGTAATGatgataacaaaaaaattagttCTGCCTTTATAGCATTCCTAAATTACTTTAATAATACTGGTATTGATGAGAATTTAGATAGTGATAAAATTGCTGAATAcgctattttatggttaGGTCACAAACTGAAtcaaaaaacacaaaatgaAACCATCACATTAAACGAgttttataataatcatatagaaaaaaatagcaaatatgaggaaaatatatttaagaatAATAAGATTAAAAAGGAtgatatatgtaaaaaaataaaatcgatgAATAtcgatattaaagatatatttaatttttatgaagtatttaaattattatgtaagaTGGGTAATGAACTTAATAAAAAAGGATTCCAATGCAATAAATGTTTAGAAAATTCTGGagaattttatgaaaaatatgaaaaactaataaatgctttagatattaataaaggaaGTTCTTATTTTCAACTATGGTTAAGTTTATCAAAAgattatgaaaaatttaaagaGCAATATAGTGTTAAATGTAATGGTACCAAATTCCATGAAGCTTGTCCACGAAGTTCAGTGACAACAAATCAAGTGACAAATAGTCCAGTGAAAGAATGTTCAGTGACAAATAGTCCAGTGAAAGAATGTTCAGTGACAGAATGTCCAGTGACAAAAAGTACACTAATTACAATtgtaattatatttgttgcatcatcaattttattgggagtttcttataag tattcgttatttggatttcgtaaacgatctcaaaaacagcatttaagagaaaagctaaaaaaataa
- a CDS encoding fam-c protein, with protein sequence MNKRIFSLVCIALYTLLTVPAHCSEQEVSDVGNKSDEKNDIEYKRETQLKNTNSKDDRGFNCFNIFKKNKRTQSHSYSKVPLTHPYNKITETSSNNNDSIHKIELLMEKIARYFLANHSEILKFLSNNKITEASSNNNDAIHKVSLEMRKIMRELLEKSPEGLKLLSRLAEKLEKRPSNDKPSE encoded by the exons atgaataaaagGATATTTAGTTTAGTTTGCATTGCCTTGTATACCCTTTTGACTGTACCAGCACATTGCTCCGAACAGGAA GTATCTGATGTAGGAAACAAAAGtgacgaaaaaaatgatatagaaTATAAACGTGAAACACAATTAAAGAATACAAATTCTAAAGATGATAGAGGATTCAattgttttaatatatttaaaaaaaataaaagaacaCAATCACATTCATATAGTAAAGTACCCTTAACTCAtccatataataaaataaccGAAACATCTTCAAATAACAATGACTCTATTCATAAGATAGAATTGTTGATGGAAAAGATTGCCCGTTACTTTCTTGCAAACCATTCAGAAATTTTAAAgtttttatcaaataataaaataaccGAAGCATCTTCAAATAACAATGACGCTATTCATAAGGTATCATTAGAGATGCGAAAAATTATGCGTGAACTTCTTGAAAAAAGTCCAGAAGGTTTAAAGTTATTGTCACGATTAGCtgaaaaattagaaaaacgTCCTTCAAATGATAAACCAAGTGAATAA
- a CDS encoding PIR protein encodes MNVEVCKRFKNVWTNFPDELSNGKYQFNDINFFKEYCINNCSSYINKINAGCLYLFDEFFKNSSAFESVAKSNINIVEYIMIWLSYMLNLKDNPGITYINEFYDDFINDNKYKNSIDGVDAYNSYDDLINKKKLMKTNIKDISKFYNAFKLLCEMYTEFDGNTSNCKKCSGKANQFVEKYKEFNGNSSITGNSSYSQILTTLSTDYDNLKNKCNNISSFPTITTKFSVQRSEVTSTSSIESTLIPVLSIFGAIAIFLGISYKYSLFGFRKRDQKQYLREKLKK; translated from the exons atgaatgtcgaagtg tgtaaaaGGTTCAAGAATGTATGGACGAATTTTCCCGATGAATTGAGTAATGGAAAATATCaatttaatgatattaattttttcaaagagtattgtattaataattgtagtagttatattaataaaataaatgctggatgcttatatttgtttgatgAATTTTTTAAGAATTCTTCTGCCTTTGAGTCTGTTGCAAAAAGTAacatcaatattgttgaatacattatgatatggttaagttatatgttaaatcTAAAGGATAATCCAGGAATAACgtatataaatgaattttatgatgattttataaatgataataagtataaaaattctatagACGGTGTTGATGCTTATAATAGTTATGATgatcttataaataaaaaaaaattgatgaaaacgaatattaaagatatatctaaattttataatgcatttaaattattatgtgaaaTGTATACTGAATTTGATGGAAACACGTCAAATTGCAAAAAATGTTCGGGAAAAGCTAATcaatttgttgaaaaatataaagaatttaaTGGAAATTCTAGTATTACTGGAAACAGTTCATATAGTCAAATATTGACTACTTTATCAAccgattatgataatttaaaaaataaatgtaacaATATTTCATCCTTTCCAACGATAACAACAAAATTTTCTGTACAAAGATCTGAAGTTACATCAACTTCGTCGATAGAAAGCACATTAATTCcggttttatcgatatttggtgcaatagcaatttttttgggaatttcttataaa tattcgttatttggatttcggaaacgggatcaaaaacaatatttaagagaaaagctgaAAAAATAA